Genomic segment of Scardovia inopinata JCM 12537:
TATCCAGACTGCCATGCGGGCAGGTGCTTTAGCCGGTCGCGAAGGCATGGATAATCCTTATGAACGTGTGAAGGAATTGATGAGGGGCAAAAAAATCAGTCACAGCGACGTAGAGGACTTCATTTCCAGCATCAACTTCGATGATCAGACCGCACGCCGTCTGTCGGCACTGACACCCGCTTCCTATACTGGTCTAGCTGAAGAAATCAGCAGTTTGAGAAACGCCTAGGTTCTATGAAACAAAAAGCAGCATACAGCCCTGACTCCCATAAGCAGGATCAGACCGATGATGACATTCCGGCAGACAGCGGTCTGGAGATCATGGACACCGTGTCCCTTCCCCAGACTCGAATTGTAGATACCCCTCCCAAAAGAGTCCACGACCTGTCGGATCTGCTCAACGCCATCCTTTTTCTTCTGGGTTCTATTCTTTTTGCCTTTGCCTCAGTACAGTTACGAGGACTGACAACAGGAGTTAATCGGGATGTCCATAGCATAGGAACTCTTATAAATAACTGGCTTTACATTGTTCCTCTCTCTCTCCTGCAGCAGATAACCACCATTGGAATTATTATCTTTGTTGTATTCCACCTGGCATTCAAGGAGGAATGGACTCAGCTGGCTATGAGCGCCATCGCCCTCATTTGTGGCTTTGCAGCAGCTTTCGGTGTTTCTCAATTAGTGATTGCCATTCACAATCCTGTCTTAATCAATGAACTGCAATCCATCGAGGGAATTCTGCCTGACGTTTTCGCTGCCCTGTCTGCCTTTCTAACCGCAGCCGGCCCCAGGAAAATCCGTACCAGTGTTATATGGGGCTGGAATCTCACCTTCCTCTTGGCTGCCATCCTCATCATGCTCTCTGCTGACTCCTTCACTGGAGTTTTCCTGGCTCTTCTGCTTGGCCGCTCAGTTGGCCTCCTGGTTCGCTTTGCTGTAGGCACCTTGAACGTGGGGGTCTGGGGCAAGGGAGTCATTGAAGCTTTGAAGGAAGTGGGTCTTGACATCCGCGTTCTACGCAGCAGAGCCAATAGTCTGAAAAGACCCGATGCTTCAACTCGCTTGTCTGAGCAAACAGTAAGCATTGATGATGATCTGACCCTGAACTCACGATTGTACGACGCTGTGGATTCCCAAGGAATACATTATACTGTTTCCGTTTTAGATGAACGTCGACACTCAGCCGGCTATCTGCGTCAGCTTTTCCAGTGGTTCCAAATGTCCAATCTGGCAACCCGACACGACAGAACAGTGCGTGTTGCCTGCCATCATCACCTGGACATGCTCCTGGGCCTGCGTCATATAGGCCTGTCCACCATCAACCCTTACGCCGTTGCTGACGCCCAGGAATCCGGAATCATGGTCTACTACACCGACAATCCCCTGAAGAGCTGCAGCTGGGAATCTGTCAGCGATGATGATGCTGTCTGCGCCATGAAATACCTGGAAACCGCAAACCGCCGGGGCTACACCCACCGACGGATTACCCCTGCTAACTTTGTTCGCGACAAAGACGATAATCTTATTCTGGCCGGCTGGGACAACGGCGATTTCGCCAGTATTGAAGCCAATACCAGTGTTGACCGGGCACAAATGCTGGCTGTTTTTGCCACCAAGATTGGCATTGACCGGACAGTTGCCTGCGCGGTAAGAGCCTGGGGACGCGATTATGTGTATAACCTTATTCCTTTCATTCAGAGGGCAGCCATTCCGGTGGAAACCCGCCAGGATCCATCCTGGAACCGCTCGATTCTGAAAGATCTGAGGGCAGCAATGAATGCCCTGATTCCGGAAGATGATGCCAATACCACAGAAACCGTCACCCTGGCTCGTTTCAATGTGCGAAATTTTGTGGGGGCAGTACTTCTTATTGTGGCTGCCCTGGTTGTCTTTACTCAGATGAAACCGGCTGAGATGGTCAAAGCCCTGTCCAGCGCCAATCCCTGGATGGCCCTCCTGTCTTTTGTGTTTGGAACTTTCATACCCTGGATTGCAACAGCCATCTCCCTAGGGGTCTTTGTAGATAAAGATAAGCGGCACATGGTTCCCCTCTTCCTGTCTCAGGTTATGCAAGGATTCACTGCCGTCACCATGCCTGCAGGAGTGGGACCGGCCTTTGTAAACCTTCAATATCTGCGCAAAGCCGGCTATAAAAACACTAAAGCTACGGCCATTATGAGCGCGGTTGTAGCTGTCCAGATAGCTACAACCGGCATTCTGCTCATTATTATTGGTATTTTTACAGGCCGCAACACCCTGTCTGGCATGATTCCCACTGGTACTCTGGCTATTGTGCTGGCAGTAATCGCTCTGCTCGTTGCCATTGTTATGGCAATTAAACCTTTACGAAAACTGATTGTCCGGCGTTTCCTGCCCATCATTCGCTCCTTTGGCCATGATCTGACAGCTGTCCTGACACAGCCAAAGGAACTCCTCTGGTGTGCAGCTGGATCCGTTCTGCAGAACGTAGGTCTGGGCCTGGCATTCTGGTCAGCTCTGCTTGCTTTTGGTTATGCCAATAACCCTATAGAAACAACTTTTGTCTTCCTCCTGGCAAACACCCTGGGATCAGCAGTTCCTACCCCCGGCGGTCTGGGAGCTATTGAGGCTGCCCTGGCCCTGGCTTTCTCCGGCATAGGTGTTCCCTCAGCCATAGCAGTGTCCGCGACCCTGGTTTTCAGGATCATGACTTACTGGCTGCGCATCCCTCTGGGAGCTGCCGCTATGCAGTGGTTAAATAAGCATGACCTTATCTGATATCCATCTGCTTCGCGCTCCCAGCTACAGTCCTTGCTCAGGGGTGACACGTCTGTCAAGAGGCCAAAATACCCCTATGGGAAACTACATCCCTGTAATTTTCACAAATTTTTCGGGAAAAACCGCTAATTTGTGCGCTTCTGAGTCGATTTTTTCTAGATAATACGGTAATATCAAACTTGTACCTTGAGTTAAGTAATCCCGCTTAACTCCCCCTATAAAGTAAGGATGTACAACCACTATGGCATACAATAAGTCTGATCTCGTAGCAAAGATTGCTCAGAAGACAAGCCTGACCAAGGCTCAGTCAGAAGCTGCTATCAACGCATTCCAGGAAGTTCTGGTTGAATCCCTCGAATCCGGAGAAGGTCTGCGTCTGACAGGTGTTTTGTCCGCTTCCCGCGTCAAGCGT
This window contains:
- a CDS encoding lysylphosphatidylglycerol synthase transmembrane domain-containing protein; amino-acid sequence: MKQKAAYSPDSHKQDQTDDDIPADSGLEIMDTVSLPQTRIVDTPPKRVHDLSDLLNAILFLLGSILFAFASVQLRGLTTGVNRDVHSIGTLINNWLYIVPLSLLQQITTIGIIIFVVFHLAFKEEWTQLAMSAIALICGFAAAFGVSQLVIAIHNPVLINELQSIEGILPDVFAALSAFLTAAGPRKIRTSVIWGWNLTFLLAAILIMLSADSFTGVFLALLLGRSVGLLVRFAVGTLNVGVWGKGVIEALKEVGLDIRVLRSRANSLKRPDASTRLSEQTVSIDDDLTLNSRLYDAVDSQGIHYTVSVLDERRHSAGYLRQLFQWFQMSNLATRHDRTVRVACHHHLDMLLGLRHIGLSTINPYAVADAQESGIMVYYTDNPLKSCSWESVSDDDAVCAMKYLETANRRGYTHRRITPANFVRDKDDNLILAGWDNGDFASIEANTSVDRAQMLAVFATKIGIDRTVACAVRAWGRDYVYNLIPFIQRAAIPVETRQDPSWNRSILKDLRAAMNALIPEDDANTTETVTLARFNVRNFVGAVLLIVAALVVFTQMKPAEMVKALSSANPWMALLSFVFGTFIPWIATAISLGVFVDKDKRHMVPLFLSQVMQGFTAVTMPAGVGPAFVNLQYLRKAGYKNTKATAIMSAVVAVQIATTGILLIIIGIFTGRNTLSGMIPTGTLAIVLAVIALLVAIVMAIKPLRKLIVRRFLPIIRSFGHDLTAVLTQPKELLWCAAGSVLQNVGLGLAFWSALLAFGYANNPIETTFVFLLANTLGSAVPTPGGLGAIEAALALAFSGIGVPSAIAVSATLVFRIMTYWLRIPLGAAAMQWLNKHDLI
- a CDS encoding HU family DNA-binding protein, which encodes MAYNKSDLVAKIAQKTSLTKAQSEAAINAFQEVLVESLESGEGLRLTGVLSASRVKRAARTGRNPRTGEAINIPAGYGVKLQAGSLLKKAVA